GGAAGTTTGTTGAAAAAAATGCAACACAACCTTTTTCAAGTACTAGGATTCTTTGGGCAGATTATCAAGTAGGAGAGAATTTTGTTAATACTATACTAAGAGATTTTATTAGTAATTGGGGAGCACATAGAATGCTTGTACATCAAATGGAAATTCTTGAAGGAGGTTTGTCTGAAGTTGAAAAAAGAGCTTTAATTGATTCTGCTAGACATATGAATGCAAAGGAAGTATATCTAATGGAAGGAGGAGCTGAATTAACTGTAGGGCAAGCATTAAAAAAGTTAGAATTCCTCAGAGAGGAAGAAAAAAGAACTAAATAGAAACCACATTAAAAATGAATACAATTCAACAAATATTTCAAAAGAAAGATAAAAACCTTTTATCTATATTTTTTACAGCTGGATTTCCAGATTTAAATGGAACTGAAAAAATTATTACGGAATTAGGAAGTAACGGAGTTGATTTTATCGAAGTTGGTTTACCTTATTCAGATCCTTTGGCGGATGGACCAACAATTCAGCATAGTAGTTCTGTGGCATTAAAAAATGGAATGAACTTAGATGTTGTTTTCGAGCAACTTCAGTCTTTAAAAGATAAAAATACAACACCGTTAGTGTTAATGGGATATGTAAACCAAATTATCAAATACGGAGAGGATGCTTTTTGTCAAAAAGTAGTGGATTGTGGAATTGATACGGTGATTATTCCTGATTTACCAATGGTTGAATATGAAACGCATTACAAAGCTTTATTTGCGAAATACGGAATTACGAATGTGTTTTTAATCACACCAAAAACTCCAGATGAGAGAATTCGTAAAATAGATGAATTAACAGAAGGTTTTATTTACATGGTAGCTTCTTCATCAATTACAGGAGCAAAAGGTGAAATTTCTCAACAGCAAATTGATTATTTCGAAAGAATTAAATCAATGAACTTAAAAAGTAAGTTAATTATTGGGTTCGGTATTTCTGATAATGCAACGTTTACAAAAGCTTGTGAATATGGAAATGGAGCGATTATCGGATCTGCTTTTATTAAGAGTTTAGACAAAGATGGAGTGGATGGAACAGCAGGTTTTGTAAAAAGTATAAAAGGAGAATAGTTCTAAGTATTTTATAAAAAAAAGCCTCATTAAATTAATTTTAGTGAGGCTTTTATATAATTTGTTTATTATGATTTAACTTTGGTTGAATTGGTAAATTCTTTTAAAATAGATTTAAAAACTCCAATCGGTTGTGCCCCAGTAACAGCTTCCTTTCTGTTAAAAACTATAGTGGGTACAGATCTTACTCCAAGATTTTGCCAATATTGCTTATTGCTTTGAACTTCATAACGAGCTTCATCATCTTTTAATTTTGCCAAAGCTTCATCCGCATTTAAACCAACGGCTAATAAAGCTTCCTTTAAAACTTCTTCTTTAGAAACATCTTTTCGTTCGCTGAAATAGGCTGTAGTTAATCGCATTTTTAATTCAGTTTGTTTACCAAACTTCTTAGCATATTCTAGTAAAATATGAGCATCAAAAGTGTTAACAATTCGCATTCCTTCATAAAAGTCAAATGTAAAATCAACATTAGCTCCAGCATCAACTAATCTTTGCCTAGAAGCTTCATGTTGTTCTTTGGTAGAACCATATTTTTGAGTAATGTGTTCTGTTAAATCCTGACCTTCTGCTGGCATATGAGGATTTAACTCAAAAGGTTGCCATTCAATTTCTACTTGGTCTGCTATATTTAATTCGTCAATTGCTTTTTGTAAGTGCTTATATCCAACGGTACACCAAGGGCAAACAACATCAGAAACGATATCTATTTTTAATGTATCTTTCATCTATATTTAAATGATATTAATTTTTTCTATTGGTAGTTTTTATTCATTATATCTTACAAATGTTTCTTTTTTTATCCTAAAGTAGATTTGGAAAAGTATAAGAGAGATTTGGAAAAGTTTAAAGGTAATAAATGCCTGAATTTTGTGGTGTAATTTTAAACGAAGAAAAAATGAATTCAAAGAAAACAGCAATAGTTACAGGTGGAAGTAGAGGTTTAGGAAGAGAAATGGTTTTAAACCTTGCAAAAGAGCAGCACAATATTATCTTTTCCTACCATAGTCAAAAGGATAAAGCGGATGAAGTAATTGAGGAAGTCAAACACTATGGTGCAAATGCAGTTGCTTTTCATTATGACGCAAATGATCTAAAAAGTGGAGAGGAGTTTTTACAAAATGTAGTGAAGTATCAGGAAGAGAATTATGGAATGCCGAATTTTGATTTTTTAATCAATAATGCAGGAACAGGAACTTTTAATTTGGTGAAAGATACAGAGGAGGAACAGTTTGATACGATGTTAAATATTCATTTAAAAAGTGTTTATTTTCTAACTCAAAAAGCACTAAAATATATGAACCAATCAGGTAGAATTATTAATATTTCAAGTGGTTTAACACGATTTAGTTTACCTGGAATGTCTTCATATGCTATAATGAAGTCGGCAGTTGAAACGTTTACAAAATATTTAGCCAAGGAATTAGGTGAACGAAAAATTACGGCGAATGTAGTTGCGCCTGGAGCAATTGCAACAGACTTTGCTGGTGCAACAAATAGAGATAATTTGGAGAAAAGAACAATAATAGAAAATATTACAGCACTAGGTCGTGTTGGAGAGGCTGAAGATATTGGAGGCGTTGTTTCATTTTTATGTTCTGAAAAAGCAGGATGGATTAACGGTCAACGCATTGAAGTTTCGGGAGGAATGGTTTTATAATTTTAAGCATCATGAAAGAATTATTGCATTTTAAAAGAATTTCTGACTATCATAAGTTAGCCAACTTAAAAGCTCCACAGCATCCATTAATTAGCTTAATTGATTACACTCAAATTAAGTATCCAGAAAATATTAAAGAAATTAAATGGCGACAGGATTATTATACGATTGGCTTAAAAAGAAATGTAGCTTATAAGTTTTTTTATGGACAGCAAGAATATGATTTTGATGAAGGAGTTATGACTTTTATTGCTCCGAATCAAGTTATGAGTTTAGGAGAAAATCCAAATTTAAATACAAAACCAACGGGATGGCTTTTATTAATTCATCCCGACTTCTTTTGGAATACTGATCTTGCTAAAAAGATAAAGAATTATGATTTTTTCGGATATTCTGTAAGTGAAGCTTTATTTCTTTCTGAAAAAGAGGAGCATTTAATAATTTCATTATTAGAAAATATTTCGTCGGAATACGCTTCAAATATTGATAAGTTTAGTCAAGATATTATTATCTCTCAACTAACGACATTATTGAATTATGCGAACCGTTTTTATGAGCGGCAATTTATAACTAGAGAAAAGTTAAATCATAGAATTTTAAATGATTTTGAATTAGTTCTGATAAATTCTTTATCTGATAATGAGTTAGAAGAAAAAGGTTTGCCAACTGTTCAGAAAATAGCCGAAAAATTATCGGTTACCCCAAATTATTTAACAGGAGTTTTAAAACATTTAACGGGTCAAAATACACAACAGCACATTCAAAGTTCAATAATTAAAAAGGCAAAAGAAGAGTTAACCATAACCAATTCCTCTGTAAGTGAAATTGCGTATAAACTCGGATTCGAATATCCATCTTCCTTTACCAAATTATTTAAGAATAAGACAGATATGTCACCAGTGGAATTTAGAAGGAAATTTAACTAGAATTTATAATAAATTAATGTTAGTTTTTAGATGATTAAATGACAAAGCCTAAAACTATAAGTATTTTTGCTATAATTTAATCTGATAACGATTTGAAAAAACACCTTACATTATCCAATCTAATATTCGGGATTGCTATTTTCCTTCTTTTGTATAAACCAAGTAGGATTTGGTTTATACGTCAGCTTTCTTTTAGTCCATCTATTGAGAAAGTAGAGAAAAGTGCTCGTGTATTTAATTATAATTGGAAATTAAAAGGATTAAATACAGATGATATTAATTTTTATGATTTTAAAGGAAAGGTAGTTTTTCTTAATTTTTGGGCTACATGGTGTCCACCATGTGTCGCAGAATTACCATCTATTCAGGAGTTTTATAATAAGTATCAAGATAAAGTTGCTTTTGTTTTTATATCTAATGAGGATGAAGAGGAAATTTTAAAATTTTTCAAACAAACTGGATATGAATTTCCAGTCTATCAATCAAATGGAAGTTACTTAAATGAATTACCTCCTGTGAATTCAATTCCAAGAACATTTATTCTCGATAAATCCGGAAATATTCGTGTCGATAAATCTGGTGC
This genomic window from Tenacibaculum sp. 190524A05c contains:
- a CDS encoding SDR family NAD(P)-dependent oxidoreductase, with the protein product MNSKKTAIVTGGSRGLGREMVLNLAKEQHNIIFSYHSQKDKADEVIEEVKHYGANAVAFHYDANDLKSGEEFLQNVVKYQEENYGMPNFDFLINNAGTGTFNLVKDTEEEQFDTMLNIHLKSVYFLTQKALKYMNQSGRIINISSGLTRFSLPGMSSYAIMKSAVETFTKYLAKELGERKITANVVAPGAIATDFAGATNRDNLEKRTIIENITALGRVGEAEDIGGVVSFLCSEKAGWINGQRIEVSGGMVL
- a CDS encoding DsbA family oxidoreductase, with the translated sequence MKDTLKIDIVSDVVCPWCTVGYKHLQKAIDELNIADQVEIEWQPFELNPHMPAEGQDLTEHITQKYGSTKEQHEASRQRLVDAGANVDFTFDFYEGMRIVNTFDAHILLEYAKKFGKQTELKMRLTTAYFSERKDVSKEEVLKEALLAVGLNADEALAKLKDDEARYEVQSNKQYWQNLGVRSVPTIVFNRKEAVTGAQPIGVFKSILKEFTNSTKVKS
- the trpA gene encoding tryptophan synthase subunit alpha: MNTIQQIFQKKDKNLLSIFFTAGFPDLNGTEKIITELGSNGVDFIEVGLPYSDPLADGPTIQHSSSVALKNGMNLDVVFEQLQSLKDKNTTPLVLMGYVNQIIKYGEDAFCQKVVDCGIDTVIIPDLPMVEYETHYKALFAKYGITNVFLITPKTPDERIRKIDELTEGFIYMVASSSITGAKGEISQQQIDYFERIKSMNLKSKLIIGFGISDNATFTKACEYGNGAIIGSAFIKSLDKDGVDGTAGFVKSIKGE
- a CDS encoding helix-turn-helix domain-containing protein gives rise to the protein MKELLHFKRISDYHKLANLKAPQHPLISLIDYTQIKYPENIKEIKWRQDYYTIGLKRNVAYKFFYGQQEYDFDEGVMTFIAPNQVMSLGENPNLNTKPTGWLLLIHPDFFWNTDLAKKIKNYDFFGYSVSEALFLSEKEEHLIISLLENISSEYASNIDKFSQDIIISQLTTLLNYANRFYERQFITREKLNHRILNDFELVLINSLSDNELEEKGLPTVQKIAEKLSVTPNYLTGVLKHLTGQNTQQHIQSSIIKKAKEELTITNSSVSEIAYKLGFEYPSSFTKLFKNKTDMSPVEFRRKFN
- a CDS encoding TlpA disulfide reductase family protein, with the translated sequence MKKHLTLSNLIFGIAIFLLLYKPSRIWFIRQLSFSPSIEKVEKSARVFNYNWKLKGLNTDDINFYDFKGKVVFLNFWATWCPPCVAELPSIQEFYNKYQDKVAFVFISNEDEEEILKFFKQTGYEFPVYQSNGSYLNELPPVNSIPRTFILDKSGNIRVDKSGAANWNSVSFLSFIDEILLD